A genomic window from Oceanobacillus timonensis includes:
- a CDS encoding calcium-translocating P-type ATPase, SERCA-type — MKWYQLTTEKLEETLQVKSNVGLGEKQVAKRRQQYGENVLAAKKKVPGWILFLKQFQDFMVLVLLAATLVAGLLGEFIDAIAIMVIVLINGVIGYFQEQKAENSLEKLKELSAPIASVRRDGGWVKIPSKEVVVGDVVKFSSGDRVPADVRVIQTTSLETEESALTGESLPVAKHTKEIRMDGLDAQDQVNMAFMGTLVTRGSGEGIVVGTGMKTVMGQIATLLDNTKKTITPLEMKLAELGKILIVVALFLTVLVVGAGIFQGHPMYEMFLAGVSLAVAAIPEGLPAIVTVALSLGVQRMIKKKAIVRRLSAVETLGCASVICSDKTGTMTENQMTVKEVYINGKTLYVTGDGYQTQGDFLYNQQKIETDHSNLQSMLLYGMLCNHASITTKKGKNMVDGDPTDGALLVAAYKFGFHENDKQPFRIIKEIPFDSNRKRMSIVVEDENGMRLLITKGAPDILLPRSSYIQTEDGKTPLAKEQLQKTERAMVSMAEKALRTIAVGFRVLSPSDSLDTALLEEDLTFIGLYGLMDPPRKEVKAAVRECKEAGIKTVMITGDHAHTAKAIASHLEILPENGKVLEGKELTHLSDAELVDIIEDTYVFARVTPEHKLRIVNAFQEQGHIVAMTGDGVNDAPAMKASDIGIAMGISGTDVTKEASSLVLMDDNFATIKSAIQEGRNIYENIRKFIRYLLASNVGEILVMLFAMILGLPLPLVPVQILWVNLVTDGLPAMALGVDQAEDDVMKRGPRNPREGIFSRGLGYKIISRGILIGVVTLIAFIIAYQNDPSNLVYAQTIAFTTLVVAQLIHVFDCRSEKSIFSRNLFENRYLILAVMSSMLLLLVVIYFPPLQPIFHTVTLSVIDWFLIVGLGALPTVLFGFTKK, encoded by the coding sequence ATGAAATGGTATCAGCTTACAACAGAAAAATTAGAAGAGACATTACAAGTAAAATCGAATGTCGGGTTAGGAGAGAAGCAGGTTGCGAAAAGACGTCAGCAATATGGCGAGAATGTTTTAGCAGCGAAGAAAAAAGTACCGGGATGGATTCTGTTCTTAAAACAATTCCAGGATTTTATGGTACTTGTATTATTAGCAGCTACATTGGTTGCCGGGTTATTAGGAGAGTTTATTGATGCCATTGCGATTATGGTGATTGTATTAATTAACGGGGTCATTGGTTATTTTCAAGAACAGAAAGCAGAAAATTCATTAGAGAAGTTGAAAGAGCTGTCTGCCCCGATAGCCAGTGTAAGACGTGATGGCGGGTGGGTGAAAATCCCATCTAAAGAAGTGGTCGTAGGAGACGTTGTCAAATTTTCAAGCGGGGACCGGGTTCCGGCAGATGTAAGAGTGATTCAAACAACCAGTCTGGAAACAGAAGAATCTGCTTTGACAGGAGAGTCTCTTCCGGTTGCCAAACATACAAAAGAAATTCGAATGGATGGATTGGACGCACAGGATCAGGTCAATATGGCTTTTATGGGTACACTTGTTACACGCGGTTCAGGTGAGGGAATCGTGGTCGGTACCGGGATGAAAACGGTGATGGGCCAGATTGCGACTTTATTGGATAATACGAAAAAGACGATTACACCGCTGGAAATGAAATTAGCTGAATTAGGGAAAATATTGATCGTTGTTGCCTTATTCTTAACGGTACTCGTTGTCGGAGCAGGGATTTTTCAAGGACATCCGATGTATGAAATGTTTTTAGCAGGCGTGTCTCTGGCAGTAGCTGCTATTCCAGAAGGCTTGCCGGCGATTGTAACAGTTGCTTTATCGCTAGGTGTCCAGCGGATGATCAAAAAGAAAGCCATTGTAAGAAGGCTTTCGGCCGTAGAGACGTTAGGCTGTGCTTCCGTTATTTGTTCAGATAAGACAGGCACGATGACCGAAAATCAGATGACAGTAAAAGAAGTATATATAAATGGAAAAACGTTATATGTGACAGGTGACGGGTATCAGACACAGGGGGATTTTCTATATAATCAGCAAAAAATAGAGACTGATCATTCCAATTTACAATCTATGCTGCTCTATGGGATGCTTTGTAATCATGCGTCCATCACTACGAAAAAAGGGAAAAATATGGTGGACGGCGACCCGACAGATGGTGCATTACTTGTCGCAGCTTATAAATTTGGTTTCCATGAAAATGATAAACAGCCATTTCGAATTATAAAAGAAATTCCATTTGATTCCAACCGGAAGCGGATGAGTATCGTTGTGGAAGATGAGAATGGCATGCGGTTGTTAATAACAAAAGGCGCTCCTGATATCTTGCTTCCGAGATCTTCCTATATTCAAACAGAAGACGGAAAGACACCTTTGGCTAAAGAACAGCTTCAAAAAACGGAACGGGCAATGGTATCGATGGCTGAAAAAGCGCTTCGGACCATTGCGGTAGGTTTTCGGGTATTATCTCCTTCTGATTCATTAGATACGGCATTATTGGAAGAAGACTTGACATTTATTGGCTTATACGGGTTGATGGATCCTCCTAGAAAAGAAGTCAAAGCAGCCGTTCGTGAATGTAAAGAAGCAGGGATAAAAACCGTCATGATAACAGGTGACCATGCGCATACGGCGAAAGCAATTGCAAGTCATTTAGAGATTCTTCCGGAGAACGGAAAGGTCCTGGAAGGCAAAGAGCTTACCCATTTGTCTGATGCCGAACTAGTGGATATAATTGAAGACACGTATGTTTTTGCGCGTGTTACACCAGAACATAAACTCCGGATTGTCAACGCCTTTCAAGAACAAGGGCATATCGTTGCCATGACAGGAGATGGAGTGAATGATGCACCTGCTATGAAAGCGAGTGATATCGGTATTGCAATGGGAATCAGCGGTACAGATGTAACAAAAGAAGCATCTTCGCTTGTTTTGATGGATGATAACTTTGCAACAATTAAATCTGCCATTCAGGAAGGCAGAAATATCTATGAAAATATCCGTAAATTTATTCGTTATTTGCTAGCTTCCAATGTAGGGGAAATATTAGTTATGCTGTTTGCCATGATTCTGGGGCTGCCGTTACCACTCGTGCCGGTGCAAATTCTTTGGGTAAATCTGGTAACAGACGGATTGCCGGCAATGGCATTAGGGGTGGACCAGGCTGAAGATGATGTGATGAAAAGAGGTCCGCGAAATCCGCGTGAAGGAATTTTCTCCCGCGGACTCGGCTATAAGATTATCAGCAGGGGAATATTAATTGGAGTTGTCACATTAATCGCCTTTATTATCGCGTACCAAAATGATCCTAGTAATCTTGTTTATGCCCAGACCATTGCTTTTACAACTTTGGTAGTAGCACAATTAATTCATGTATTTGACTGCCGGAGTGAGAAGTCCATTTTTTCCAGAAATTTATTTGAAAACCGCTACCTTATTTTAGCGGTTATGTCATCCATGCTCTTACTCTTAGTTGTCATTTACTTCCCGCCGCTTCAGCCGATTTTCCATACAGTAACCTTGTCTGTTATTGACTGGTTCCTGATCGTCGGATTGGGAGCATTGCCAACTGTATTATTTGGATTTACGAAAAAATAA
- a CDS encoding Rqc2 family fibronectin-binding protein: MPFDGIVTRAVTEELSAKLEKGKINKIYQPSETEIVMTVRSQSVNHSLLFSVHPTYARFHITNDSYTNPKEPPMFCMILRKHLAGSVIERIEQKGMERIVTFTIRTRNEIGDVSYKQLIIELMGKHSNFILVDQEKGHIIDSLKHVSLSQNRHRIILPGQTYQLPPDQNKFSILDIDSASIVKKMDFNAGKMDKQLLGLLEGFSPFVTKRMIKRVSLGSSQDYEDMLSIVQKQIKENDYQPAIYQEPKEEFHVLAFSDEKPDKVFEEVNTMLDAFYSGKAERDRVKQQAKDLYRFIKNEQDKNIRKLKKHRQTVEKSERADYYQKQGELLTAHMHLVKPNQKEVSVIDYYDPDQKEMTITLNPNKSPSANAQSYFKTYQKLKNSRKMMESEIKRTNEEIDYFDQLLQQLDVASTDDIEEIREELREEGYLKRQRTSKKTKKPQKPAPETYQSSDGTTILVGKNNKQNEYATMRLAHRDDIWLHTKDIPGSHVIIRDREPSEKTLEEAAILAAYYSKSQQSSSVPVDYTQIRHVKKPNGSKPGYVTYDNQKTLFVTPAKEIVDQLKVK, from the coding sequence ATGCCATTTGACGGTATTGTAACAAGAGCGGTTACAGAAGAATTAAGCGCGAAATTAGAAAAAGGAAAAATCAATAAAATCTATCAACCATCGGAAACGGAAATTGTGATGACAGTCCGCAGCCAGTCTGTCAACCACAGTCTGCTGTTTTCTGTTCATCCGACATACGCCCGTTTTCATATCACCAATGATTCCTATACCAATCCCAAAGAACCGCCGATGTTTTGCATGATACTAAGAAAACATCTGGCAGGAAGTGTCATTGAACGGATTGAACAAAAAGGCATGGAGCGTATCGTGACCTTTACCATACGGACTCGCAACGAAATAGGCGATGTCAGCTATAAACAATTAATTATCGAATTAATGGGGAAACACAGTAACTTTATTTTGGTAGATCAGGAAAAAGGACATATTATTGATAGCTTAAAGCATGTCTCTTTATCCCAAAATCGGCACCGGATTATTTTGCCGGGTCAGACCTACCAGTTACCGCCGGACCAGAATAAATTTTCTATTTTAGATATAGACAGTGCATCGATTGTAAAAAAAATGGATTTTAACGCTGGAAAAATGGATAAACAACTGCTTGGTTTATTAGAAGGTTTCTCGCCGTTTGTTACGAAAAGAATGATAAAACGCGTCAGCCTTGGCTCCAGTCAGGATTATGAAGATATGCTTTCCATTGTGCAAAAGCAAATAAAAGAAAATGATTATCAGCCTGCTATCTATCAGGAGCCGAAAGAAGAATTTCATGTGCTTGCTTTTTCCGATGAAAAACCAGACAAAGTGTTTGAAGAGGTCAACACGATGCTCGATGCCTTCTATTCCGGAAAAGCGGAACGGGACCGAGTGAAACAGCAGGCAAAAGACCTTTATCGCTTTATCAAAAATGAACAAGATAAAAATATCCGGAAACTGAAAAAACATCGGCAGACAGTGGAAAAATCGGAACGGGCAGATTACTATCAAAAACAAGGAGAACTTTTAACAGCACATATGCATTTGGTGAAACCGAATCAAAAAGAAGTATCCGTAATAGATTATTATGACCCGGACCAAAAGGAAATGACGATTACGCTGAATCCAAATAAATCACCAAGTGCCAATGCACAGAGTTATTTCAAAACCTATCAGAAACTGAAGAATTCTCGTAAGATGATGGAATCGGAAATCAAACGGACCAATGAAGAAATCGATTATTTTGATCAGTTACTGCAGCAGCTTGATGTAGCAAGTACCGATGACATTGAAGAAATTCGCGAGGAACTTAGGGAAGAAGGTTATTTAAAAAGACAGCGCACGTCGAAAAAGACGAAAAAACCACAGAAACCCGCACCGGAAACGTATCAATCATCGGACGGTACAACGATTTTAGTCGGGAAAAATAACAAGCAGAATGAATATGCAACCATGCGACTGGCGCACCGCGATGATATCTGGCTGCATACGAAGGATATTCCCGGCTCCCATGTGATTATCCGGGACAGGGAGCCCAGTGAAAAAACACTGGAAGAAGCTGCGATTTTAGCTGCTTATTACAGCAAATCACAGCAATCTTCTTCGGTACCGGTCGACTACACGCAAATCCGCCATGTGAAAAAGCCGAACGGTTCCAAGCCGGGATACGTGACATATGATAATCAAAAAACATTGTTTGTCACACCAGCAAAAGAGATTGTAGATCAATTGAAAGTAAAATAA
- a CDS encoding NADPH-dependent FMN reductase yields MKLVGISGAPAGDKTAIAVNHVLVNAKRTNPDLKTELVDIRDYEIDFFNGAPLADYNEDTWNIVKKITSADFLVFGTPIYQASIPGSLKNLFDHLPEFAFKRKVTGMIATGWSDRHFLVMEYHLRSILSYFKGLVPTGNVFVHNSAFNMDGDEIKDARVLERIQALAEEIVALQDGMKNG; encoded by the coding sequence ATGAAACTTGTTGGCATATCAGGCGCTCCCGCCGGAGACAAGACAGCTATCGCAGTGAACCATGTTCTAGTGAACGCCAAACGGACCAACCCTGACTTAAAGACAGAATTAGTCGACATAAGAGATTATGAAATAGACTTTTTTAATGGCGCTCCCCTAGCAGACTATAATGAGGACACTTGGAATATCGTTAAAAAAATCACATCTGCTGATTTCCTTGTATTTGGAACACCGATTTATCAGGCTTCCATTCCGGGATCGCTAAAAAATTTATTCGATCATTTACCGGAATTTGCATTCAAGCGAAAGGTAACAGGCATGATTGCTACAGGCTGGTCTGATCGGCATTTTCTTGTCATGGAATATCATCTGCGCTCGATTCTATCTTATTTTAAAGGGTTAGTCCCAACTGGAAATGTCTTTGTCCATAACAGCGCTTTTAATATGGACGGGGATGAAATAAAAGATGCACGTGTGTTGGAACGGATACAAGCGCTGGCCGAAGAAATAGTTGCTTTGCAGGACGGGATGAAGAACGGATAA
- a CDS encoding organic hydroperoxide resistance protein yields the protein MSNVIFSSKATAQNGRDGHVKSDDGLIDVNLVNPAGDKSGEKGSNPEQLFAAGYAACYDGALNLMASNKGKNISSETTAEVHFMKDPADDGFKIGATLHIKIEGVNQEEAEDLAEAAHQFCPYSKATRGNIEVELKPTAV from the coding sequence ATGAGTAATGTTATTTTCAGTTCAAAAGCAACCGCACAAAACGGTAGAGATGGTCATGTGAAATCAGATGACGGACTTATCGATGTGAATTTAGTTAATCCGGCTGGAGATAAATCCGGAGAAAAAGGCTCCAATCCCGAACAGCTTTTTGCTGCGGGTTATGCAGCGTGCTATGATGGTGCTCTTAATTTAATGGCATCTAATAAAGGGAAAAATATCTCATCAGAAACAACAGCAGAGGTTCATTTTATGAAAGACCCTGCGGATGACGGTTTTAAAATTGGAGCAACGCTGCATATTAAAATCGAAGGTGTTAATCAAGAAGAGGCAGAGGATTTAGCGGAAGCTGCGCACCAATTCTGCCCTTATTCCAAAGCAACCAGAGGTAATATTGAGGTGGAATTGAAACCGACAGCAGTTTAA
- a CDS encoding LysR family transcriptional regulator codes for MRMDDYEILLQLYEIGTIRGTAKAILISQPAVTQRLKYMENYFGEEIFIRTSKRLLPTPAGERIIQHAKETVEKERQFKNRLAESGEEIQGTLSIACSSLISQRYLPEILGEFTAAYPKVTIDLVTGISEDIRRNHKQYHVCIIRGETLKETTSVHLFDDPLYIFDTEPFPEKEVKERPIISFKSDDSMHELVDSWLFEQQHNIKPQKKMTVDQIETCKQFMKQGIGMAVLPGSVSDHLKEQYPYVPLFVKNQALTRDTWACFQEGIRQLPQVDHFLRLLERYDFIVD; via the coding sequence ATGCGAATGGATGATTATGAAATCCTTTTACAGCTTTATGAAATTGGCACCATCAGGGGGACGGCAAAAGCAATTCTTATATCCCAGCCTGCTGTGACACAGCGATTAAAATACATGGAAAACTATTTTGGAGAAGAGATATTTATCCGGACATCGAAGCGGTTATTGCCGACGCCTGCCGGGGAACGGATTATCCAGCATGCGAAAGAAACGGTGGAGAAAGAGCGGCAATTTAAAAATCGCTTGGCGGAGTCAGGAGAAGAAATACAGGGAACCCTGTCTATTGCCTGTTCATCATTAATCAGCCAGCGTTATTTACCGGAAATTTTGGGTGAATTTACAGCTGCTTATCCGAAAGTAACGATTGATTTGGTTACCGGAATCAGTGAAGATATTCGGAGAAATCATAAGCAGTATCATGTATGCATTATCCGCGGCGAGACATTAAAAGAAACAACCTCTGTCCATTTGTTCGACGACCCGCTTTATATTTTTGATACCGAGCCTTTTCCGGAAAAGGAGGTAAAGGAAAGACCGATTATTTCTTTTAAAAGTGATGACAGTATGCATGAATTGGTCGATAGCTGGCTATTTGAGCAGCAGCATAATATCAAGCCGCAAAAAAAGATGACTGTAGACCAAATTGAAACTTGTAAACAGTTTATGAAGCAGGGAATCGGGATGGCTGTACTGCCGGGAAGCGTTTCCGATCATTTGAAAGAACAATATCCTTATGTGCCTTTATTTGTGAAAAATCAGGCGTTGACTCGCGATACATGGGCTTGTTTTCAGGAGGGTATCCGGCAGCTGCCGCAAGTCGATCATTTTCTCCGCCTGCTGGAAAGGTATGATTTTATTGTTGATTAA
- a CDS encoding class I SAM-dependent methyltransferase, which yields MDKKFLNQSLFTQRKDAYVNSKVHSNPEALQKIVEWLSPLGDQTVLDIATGGGQVAKALAPFAKQVIATDLTPSMLTNVRNSFTNDEIDNILLIIADAEELPFLDDSMDIITCRIAAHHFPRPETFIREVYRVLKPGGKFLFVDNVAPEDEAEDQFYNQLETMRDPSHERAKKISEWKQLFSNDSFTLLQEDIRIKKLPFQDWLNRTLNTAEEQQQVADFIEIADDKLQRSIRLEKDANTIVSFSIDEWISMWRK from the coding sequence ATGGATAAAAAGTTTTTGAATCAATCGTTATTTACCCAAAGGAAAGATGCGTACGTCAACAGCAAGGTACACAGCAATCCGGAAGCTTTACAAAAAATTGTAGAATGGCTGAGCCCCTTAGGTGACCAAACTGTTTTAGACATCGCAACAGGCGGCGGCCAGGTCGCAAAAGCCTTAGCCCCTTTTGCCAAACAGGTCATTGCAACCGATTTAACCCCGTCGATGCTGACAAATGTACGAAACAGTTTCACCAATGATGAAATCGATAACATATTATTGATTATTGCTGATGCGGAAGAACTCCCTTTTCTCGATGATTCCATGGATATCATCACCTGCCGGATTGCTGCACATCATTTTCCGCGCCCGGAAACGTTTATCCGGGAAGTGTACCGCGTTTTAAAACCTGGCGGAAAGTTTCTATTTGTCGATAATGTTGCTCCGGAAGATGAAGCGGAAGATCAATTTTACAATCAGCTGGAAACCATGCGCGATCCAAGCCATGAACGGGCCAAGAAGATTTCCGAATGGAAACAGCTCTTTTCCAATGATTCCTTTACCCTTCTGCAGGAGGATATCCGGATAAAAAAACTCCCTTTTCAGGATTGGCTGAACCGCACGTTAAATACAGCAGAAGAGCAGCAACAGGTCGCTGATTTTATTGAAATAGCGGATGACAAACTGCAACGGTCGATACGTTTGGAAAAAGATGCAAATACGATTGTTTCTTTTTCTATTGATGAGTGGATTAGTATGTGGCGAAAATGA
- the pyrE gene encoding orotate phosphoribosyltransferase, with protein sequence MENNITKDLLEIEAVQLNADNYFTWTSGLKSPIYCDNRLTMSYPAVRKKIVHAFAEMVKKSETKPEIIAGCATAGIPHAAWLAEELDLPMVYVRSKPKGHGKENQIEGVSVQGKKVLVIEDLISTGGSSIQSAAALEQDGADITAVYSIFSYGLPRAQKAFEEAGFTHQSITGFDQLLELLIEENKLAEKEKETVLAWRSAL encoded by the coding sequence ATGGAAAATAACATAACCAAAGACTTATTAGAAATCGAAGCCGTACAATTAAATGCAGATAATTATTTCACTTGGACATCCGGATTAAAATCGCCTATTTATTGTGATAATCGTTTAACCATGAGTTATCCTGCTGTCCGTAAAAAAATTGTTCACGCATTTGCTGAGATGGTGAAAAAGAGTGAGACAAAACCGGAAATCATCGCCGGTTGTGCAACTGCCGGTATTCCGCATGCAGCCTGGCTGGCGGAAGAACTTGACTTGCCAATGGTATATGTGCGTTCCAAACCAAAGGGCCACGGAAAAGAAAACCAGATTGAAGGGGTATCCGTACAAGGGAAAAAGGTCCTCGTTATTGAAGATTTGATTTCCACCGGCGGCTCATCGATTCAATCTGCTGCAGCACTGGAACAGGACGGAGCTGACATTACGGCAGTATACTCCATTTTTTCTTATGGACTTCCAAGAGCGCAAAAAGCATTTGAAGAAGCAGGATTTACACATCAATCCATTACCGGATTTGATCAGCTGTTAGAACTATTGATAGAAGAGAACAAGCTGGCGGAAAAGGAAAAAGAGACAGTGTTAGCTTGGAGAAGTGCGTTGTAG
- the pyrF gene encoding orotidine-5'-phosphate decarboxylase translates to MSVFVALDFSTWTETEQFLKRNDLAGVPVKLGMELFYREGPAIIEKLQADNHSIFLDLKLHDIPNTVHQAMKNIASLNVDVVTIHAMGGKEMIYQAKQGLAGSSTKLMAVTILTSMDNAVLEQELGLPGNVEANVIRFASLAKEAGADGVVSSVHEVPMIKAHYGEDFLSITPGIRLSDSSQDDQKRVATPKEAKQRGSDFLVVGRSITKAENPRKAYEQVMKEWQHGK, encoded by the coding sequence ATGAGCGTTTTTGTCGCTTTAGATTTTTCAACATGGACAGAAACAGAACAGTTTTTAAAAAGAAATGATTTAGCCGGAGTTCCTGTGAAATTAGGCATGGAACTCTTTTATCGTGAAGGGCCGGCTATTATTGAAAAGCTGCAGGCAGATAATCATTCGATTTTTCTGGATTTAAAGCTTCATGATATTCCAAATACTGTTCATCAGGCAATGAAAAATATTGCTTCCTTGAACGTAGATGTTGTAACGATTCATGCAATGGGCGGGAAAGAAATGATCTATCAGGCAAAGCAGGGGCTGGCAGGTTCATCCACAAAATTGATGGCGGTAACCATACTTACGTCGATGGACAACGCTGTTTTAGAACAGGAGCTTGGCTTACCGGGAAATGTGGAAGCGAACGTTATCCGTTTTGCATCTTTAGCAAAAGAAGCAGGAGCAGATGGCGTTGTCAGTTCTGTCCATGAAGTGCCAATGATTAAAGCACATTATGGAGAAGATTTCTTATCCATAACCCCAGGTATCCGGTTATCCGATTCGTCCCAGGATGATCAGAAACGGGTAGCGACCCCGAAAGAAGCTAAACAGCGGGGCAGCGATTTTCTGGTGGTCGGCAGAAGCATAACCAAAGCAGAAAATCCAAGAAAAGCATATGAACAAGTAATGAAGGAGTGGCAGCATGGAAAATAA
- a CDS encoding dihydroorotate dehydrogenase, with translation MNLEVKLPGLTLKNPVMPASGCFGFGKEYSEFYDLSRLGAVIMKAATKFERPGNPTPRVAETASGMLNAIGLQNPGVERIIANEVPRLAAYDTSIIANIAGSFLEEYVFVAEAFNEVKGVQALELNISCPNVKEGGIQFGTDPEMAKTVTAAVKEASNLPVYVKLSPNVTNIVDMAKAVEEAGADGLSMINTLTGMQLHLPTGKPLIANQTGGLSGPAIKPIAIRMIYEVRKQVSIPIIGMGGISTAEDVLEFLQAGADAVAVGTANFQNPFACVDIIEELPEMLRKYQYTSVQDVIDRRSVHV, from the coding sequence ATGAACCTGGAAGTAAAACTACCTGGACTGACATTAAAAAATCCGGTTATGCCGGCATCCGGCTGTTTTGGCTTTGGCAAGGAGTATAGCGAATTCTATGACCTCAGCCGTTTGGGAGCAGTCATTATGAAAGCAGCGACGAAATTTGAACGTCCCGGAAATCCGACGCCCCGTGTGGCAGAAACGGCTTCTGGCATGTTAAATGCGATTGGCTTGCAAAATCCCGGGGTAGAGCGAATTATTGCGAATGAAGTGCCGAGGCTCGCTGCCTATGATACGTCAATTATCGCCAATATTGCCGGCAGCTTTTTAGAAGAATATGTTTTCGTGGCAGAAGCATTTAACGAGGTAAAAGGGGTTCAAGCATTAGAATTAAATATATCCTGTCCCAATGTCAAAGAAGGCGGTATTCAATTCGGTACTGATCCGGAGATGGCGAAAACAGTCACAGCAGCCGTAAAAGAAGCCAGTAATCTTCCGGTATATGTAAAGCTGTCTCCCAATGTAACCAACATTGTGGACATGGCAAAAGCAGTCGAAGAAGCTGGTGCAGATGGATTGTCCATGATTAATACACTAACAGGGATGCAGCTGCATTTACCAACTGGAAAACCATTGATTGCCAATCAGACTGGCGGATTATCCGGTCCGGCTATTAAACCAATTGCGATTCGAATGATTTATGAAGTGCGGAAGCAGGTATCTATACCAATCATCGGCATGGGAGGCATCTCTACAGCAGAAGATGTACTGGAATTTTTGCAGGCTGGTGCCGATGCCGTCGCAGTCGGAACAGCAAATTTCCAAAATCCTTTTGCGTGTGTCGATATCATAGAGGAGCTTCCGGAAATGTTAAGGAAGTATCAATATACTTCTGTGCAAGATGTGATTGATAGAAGGAGTGTACACGTATGA
- a CDS encoding dihydroorotate dehydrogenase electron transfer subunit — protein MKKRYEMNVLTVDMIAKETIEMTLYQPEISQQTVPGQFLHLLVPGFTLRRPISIAKVHPEEGTVTILFKMVGGGTNALAAYQPGMTVDVLGPNGNGFAIEDVKEGERILLVGGGIGVPPIYHLARRLSEKNVELVAVLGFQSKDYVFYEDAFKEMAETYVVTNDGSYGHQGFVTHVFPKVGEFDQYFSCGPLPMLRAVTTELKDTTGKVSLEERMGCGVGACMACVLPTVDNSYKKICSDGPVFSAQEVIL, from the coding sequence ATGAAGAAAAGATATGAAATGAACGTATTAACGGTGGATATGATTGCGAAAGAAACGATTGAAATGACATTGTATCAGCCGGAAATCAGTCAACAAACCGTGCCAGGGCAGTTTTTGCATCTGCTTGTCCCCGGTTTTACGTTACGGAGACCGATTTCAATTGCAAAAGTGCATCCGGAAGAAGGAACAGTTACCATCTTATTTAAAATGGTAGGCGGTGGAACAAATGCTTTAGCAGCTTATCAGCCGGGAATGACGGTGGACGTACTTGGTCCCAATGGAAATGGCTTCGCTATAGAGGATGTCAAAGAAGGGGAGCGAATTTTGTTAGTAGGTGGAGGAATTGGGGTTCCTCCTATCTACCACTTGGCCAGACGTTTAAGTGAAAAGAATGTCGAGCTTGTGGCTGTACTGGGATTTCAGTCAAAGGATTATGTGTTTTACGAAGATGCATTTAAGGAAATGGCAGAAACGTATGTCGTCACCAATGATGGTTCTTACGGACATCAAGGGTTTGTAACACATGTATTCCCTAAAGTGGGCGAATTTGATCAATATTTCAGCTGTGGGCCGCTGCCGATGCTCCGTGCCGTGACAACAGAGTTAAAAGATACGACAGGAAAAGTGTCGCTCGAGGAACGAATGGGCTGTGGGGTCGGTGCTTGTATGGCCTGTGTGCTCCCGACAGTGGATAACAGCTATAAAAAAATTTGCAGTGACGGACCCGTATTTTCTGCGCAGGAGGTTATTTTATGA